AATATTGTACAAGCGTAAACATTAAGGCTGTAGGGGTTTCAGCCGACGTATCTATTGCTCAGGATGTAGAAAGGATAACTCAAGAGGCTTTGGCAATAAATGGAAAAATTGATATCTGGGTGAACAATGCCGGAGTGATGGCCAGCGGTAAATTTGAAGAAATCCCAATGGAAATTCACCAGCAGGTTATTAAAACCAATCTGTTTGGATATATGCACGGAGCCTATAATGCCATTAAAGTTTTTAAAAATCAGAACTACGGTATCTTAATCAATAATGTGTCTATCGGCGGTTTTATGCCTGCTCCTTACAGTGCTGTTTATTCTGCTGCCAAACACGGAATTAGAGGAATGATGGAAGGCTTGCAGGGTGAAATAGCAAACCATAAAAACATTCATATCTGTAATTTATATCCACAGCTTCAGAATTCTACTGGTAATCTTCATTCTGCTAAATACTCAGGTTTTGACATGAATATCTCCCCTATTGCTTCAGATCCGCGAGACACTGCCGCTGTAATGGTCTCCGTTGCAATGCATCCTAAAAAAGATGTTTTCCCCGATTTCAAATCCGCAGCTATTACAAACACTTATAAATTATTTCCAAAACTAATTAACAACGGTGCATCGGCAATAGTTCGCATGAAAATGAATAGCAACAAGGATAAGAAAAATGATTCTGGAAATATACTGACTCCTTCTAAAGAACCTCTTCGTATTCACGGCAAATTGCCTGTAAAAAATACGCACAATCTTGCTTATGCTGTTATTGCCGGAATTGGAATCAGCACAGCTCTTATTTGGGCCGCAAAAAAATAAAAGCCTTTTCTTAATTTTTATTCAAATATCTTAGAATCTAAAATTATTATGCCTTCAGAAATAGTATCAAAATGCGCAGAAACTTTAAAAAGAAAAAAATACAATATTGCTTTTGCCGAGAGTATGACCGCCGGTCGCATGGCTGCTGAATTTTCACTGACTGAAAATTCGGGAAATGTACTTTTGGGCAGCATTGTGTGCTATGATGTAATTGTAAAAGAAAAGATAATGGATATCCCGCATGCCCTTATTGAAAAATATACTCCCGAATCTTCTGAGGTAACAAAAGAACTGGCAGAGAAAGCAGCCATATTGTTTTGTAGCGACTTTACGGCTGCTATTACCGGACTGGCTTCAGCAGGTGGCAGTGAAACCGAAGAAAAGCCGGTAGGAAGCATTTTTATACATCTTATTACTCCGATGGGAGCTCTGGCGCATAATGAGGTATTTTCTGGAAATCCGGAAGAAATCGTATCGCAGACAATTGACAGAACCGCAGAGTTGATCTTGGCTGAACTTGAAAAATGTTAATACAGAAAATCATAAAACATTTGAAATCTTATAAAAAACGTCCCTAAATAGTATTTAGGGACGTTTTCATTTTACTGCTTTTTCTCTTGATTGTTAAGCTTATCATCAAAATCCGGATCTTGGCCTTTAAACTTATGAGTATTGCTGTCATAGTTTTCATCATTGGTTAAAACTTCATCATGATCTTTATACTCGTGTTTTCTCATATCTCTTCTATTATCAGATCCGTCTTTCTTTACGGGATTCTGATTTTGGTCATTTGTTTTCATAATTATAGTTTTAAAATTTTATACTTTAATTGTATTATATATTTCCCTGTAGATTTCAGGGAAGAATTTTGTAAGCAGTATTACAAAGTTAGATTCCCACGTAATAAAAGCCGTACACAATTAAATTCAAGGTTTACAATATTTACACTTAAAAACATTTGAAAAACAATCACTTACTTGTAATTATATAAGTTCATCATTTTAATAGTATAAATAAAAAAAAGGTTTGGGTTGTAAATTTGTTAGAACTCATTAAAACCGCAGGATCGTGATTTACACTATTTTACAAATACTATTAGTCTCAATAGGTGCTACCTCAGCCATGACCTGGTTTAGCTATGCTATGTCTAGAAATTTCAGGGAATTGTATAAAGAACCTGTTCTTTTAGCTTACGCTATTGATAAGATGGGAATTAATGTTTCAGCTCAGTCCGCACGAATCTGGGGATGGCTTTCACACTATTTGATAGGATTTTTATTTGTGGTGGGCTATCATCTTTTGTGGCTGAATTATCCGGATCTTATGTCGCCAATTGGTGTTTTGGTGCTGGGAGCAGCCAGCGGAATAATTGGCATATTGAGCTGGGTTCTTATATTTAAAATGACACACTATCAGCCTCAAATTGATTTTAAAGGCTATTATATCCAGTTGTTCTTCGCTCATATGATATTTGCTATCGTTGCAAGAGTATTGTACTCTCTTATACTAACACTTTTAATATTTACTAAAGCCTATGTCACTGTCTAAATACAACCAAAAAAGGGATTTTAAGCAAACCCGTGAACCTAAAGGTAAAGCTGTAAAATCGGCAGGAGAATTGATTTTTGTGGTTCAGAAACATGCTGCCTCTCATCTTCATTATGATTTCAGGCTGGAGATGGACGGTGTTCTTAAAAGCTGGGCCGTTCCTAAAGGGCCTTCGATGGATCCTGAAGTAAAACGCCTTGCGATGATGGTAGAAGATCATCCGTACAGTTATAAAGATTTTGAAGGGACCATTCCTGAAGGAAATTATGGCGCCGGAAATGTAATTGTATGGGATAACGGCACTTATACATCTGACGAAAAAACTGATAACAACGAAAAACAATTACTTAAAGATCTTGAGAAAGGAAGACTCAGTTTTGTATTGAAAGGAAAAAAACTAAAAGGTGAATTTTCTCTGGTAAAGCTTCACGGAAAACAGGAAAATGCATGGCTGCTTATCAAAAAGCAGGATAAATATGCAGCAGAGGAAGATATTTTGGAAAAAAATAAATCTGTAATTTCTAAAAGAACTTTGGAAGAACTGGAGGAAAATGCAAAAAAAACAGCTGAAAAACCCAAAGAACAGAAGACTTCTCCAGCGGTAAAAAAAAAGCCTAAAGAAAAAATAGAACCAGCACACTTTATTAAACCCATGCTTGCAGGTACCACCGAAAAGCCTTTTGATGATGAGCAGTGGGTTTTTGAAAATAAATATGACGGATACCGCACAATTGCTGTTGTAAATCCTCATAAAACCGAACTATACAGCCGTAATAAAATATCTTTTGACACAGCATTTAAAACTATTGCAGACGAACTGGCTAAAATAGATCATACCGTGGTTCTGGATGGAGAAGTTGTTGTTGAAGATGCTGGTGGCAGAACCGACTTTCAAATGCTTCAAAATTATCTTAAAACCGGCATTGGGAATTTAAAATATTATGTTTTTGATCTGTTGAACTTAGATGGCAACGACCTTACGGAATTATCCTTGCTAGAAAGAAAAGAGCTTCTTAAAATCTTATTCAACAAATATTCATTTTCGAATATTTTCTATTCTGAACATACTGTTGGAAACGGAATTGAACAGTTTGAAAAAGCAAGACAGCAAAAAAGCGAAGGGATAATTGCCAAAAAAGCGGATAGCCATTATCTCGCATCAAAAAGAAGCAACGAATGGCTTAAAATAAAACTTTCGAATGAAGAAGAAGCTATTATCATAGGTATTACCGAACCTAAAAATTCACGAAAATTCTTTGGAGCATTACTTTTGGGGCAATTCAATGGAAAGCAATTACAGTACATTGGTAAATGCGGAACAGGTTTTACTGAATCTGTTTTAAAAGAACTTTATGAAAAACTCACGCCTTATTTTACTGAAACATCTCCGCTTAAGGAAAAAGTACCATTAAGAGATAAAATTCAATGGGTAAAACCTAAACTGGTCTGTCAGGTTAAATATTCAGAATGGACACAGGATCAGCATTTGCGGCATCCGGTCTATCTGGGCTTAAGGATAGATAAAAAAGCAACTGAAGTACAACTTTCATCTAATAAGGATAAAAATACCAATACAACACTTAAACAGGGAAAAAAGGAAGAATTAAAAGAGCATAAAACGGAAAATGATTACGATGTGAAAATTGGAAAAACGACCCTGCATTTAACCAATCAGGATAAAATTTATTTCCCAAAAGACGGCATTACAAAAGGAGAAATTCTTCAATATTATGATGAAGTTTCGACTCTGATACTTCCTTATTTAAAAGATCGTCCCGAATCAATGAACCGTTTTCCGAACGGGATCGAGGCGCCTAGTTTTTATCAGAAGGATATTGATCTGGACAAAACACCAAAATGGCTGAAAACAAAGAAAATTTATTCAGAATCAAATGATGAAAATATTGATTATTTAATCTGCAATAATAAAGAAACACTGCTTTATATGGCAAATCTTGGATGTATCGAAATGAATCCCTGGAATTCGACTATTCATCACATTCAAAATCCAGACTGGCTGGTTATAGATCTGGATCCTGCAAAAGAATCCGATTTTCCTATTGTGGTTCAAACTGCCCAGACTGTAAAAGAGGTTATGGATGAACTTGAAACTGAATGTTTGTGCAAAACTTCCGGAGCGACCGGGCTTCATATTTATATTCCTCTTGGTGCGAAATACGATTATGATTCTATTAAAATACTGGGAGAATTACTGGCTAGAGAAATTCAGGGAAGACTTCCGGATATTACGACAACCGAGAGAAGCATAAAAAAGAGAAAAAACAGATTATACATTGATTATCTTCAAAACCGACGCGGGCAAACACTTGCAGCACCCTATTCTGTTCGTCCGAAACCAGGCGCAACTGTTTCAACACCGCTGGAGTGGAGTGAAGTCACAGAAAAATTACATCCTTCACAGTTTACGATAAAAAATGTTTTAAAACGTTTTGAGAAGAAAGGTGATTTATGGCAGCTTGTTCTTTCAACTGGTGCCAATATTAAAAAGATTATTAAGAAACTGGAAGAAAAACAGGAAACAGCTTTAAGATGATTTTTTCTTTTTTGCTTCTAAACTTGCTTTCAGCATCGACATTAAATCATCACTTTGTTTGTGAACTACTTTAAGTTTAGGAGAAGTTTTACTGACTTTTCCTTTGGCTTTCTTTTTAATAATTTCCAAAAGCTTCGCAGTATATTCATCTTTAAAACCTGTAATGTCGAATTTTTCTGTAAGCTGGTCGATAAGCTTTTCAGCCATGTCCATCTCTTTAGTAGCTTTCTTAGAAACAGGCGGCAGTTTCAGTTCGCTTGTAGGTCGAATTTCCTGCTCAAAACGAATTCGGTTCAGCACAATTACATCATTATAAGGCTTTAAAATAGCAAGACTTTCTTTGTTTCGTAATACAAAACGGGTAACTCCTACTTTGCCTGAAGCCTGCAATGCATCACGAAGCAAACCATACGCATTCATCGCGCCTTTGTCTGGTTCCAGATAATAAGGCTGTTCATAATAAATACTCTGGATTTCACTTTCAAGAACAAAGCTCTCAATAGCAATAGTTTTAGTTTTAATAGCGTCGGCCGCTTCAAAATCAGAATCTTCGAGTATCACGTATTTATCATTAAGTTTATATCCTTTAACAATACTGGCAAAATCGACTTCTTTGCCTGTTTCTTCGTTAACACGTTTGAATTTGATATTAGCATGGTCTTTTTTATCCAGCATATCCATATCCAGACTGCTCTCTTCTATTGCTGAAAACATTTTAATTGGAATATTTATCAATCCAAAACTCACCGAACCTGTCCATATTGATCTCATAATCTTAGTTTTTAAATTTTATATTAAATTTAAAAAACAGTGCTGTTTTTATTTTACAATTTCATGGGAAGGTTTTATAAAATACCTATTCGAAATTTGCCTCATAAATAAGATTTTAAACATGTTGAATTACATACAAATTGTGTAAAACAAAAAAACCTGCAAGTTCGAATTGCAGGTTTTTGTTTTTATATTCTTTGTTTAAAAGGCAGCTGGCCGGCGCCTAAAGGTATTATAATTAACCCATATTTCAGAACAAACCATCCAGACAATCCCGCCAGTCACCTTCAAAAATTGTGAGTATTGATTTTATTTGATTGAAGTGTTATTAAGCTGACAATTCAGCTTCGGTGTGAAGAACACAAACCCATTGATCATTCTCTTTTACCCATGTAGAAGTGCAGGCACACTTCATTGATTTTTTTTGACGGGTATCTTCTAATTCGATAACATAAGCCGTTACTGCATTGTCTTCAGTTAAATTTTGAGAATTCACATCAGAAAAACCCAGTACTTTTATCTTATCTCCATCACCTGATTCAAACATTTTTTTAAAATTGGCTTCATCTACACTATGAACACCATTTTTACCAGCAATTATACAAGGAAAATGAGTAAGGCTTTTTACTGTTTCATATTCATGATTTTCCATTCCCTGCCAGTATTTTTTTTCCAATTCAAAAATCTTCGTTTCCATAATTACTCATTTTTTATTATTCAAACCGTTGTATTATCTGTTTTCAAATTCTCTTCGGTTATAAAAAGTGTCATCTTCATTGTCACGATCAAAGCTGGAATCATGCCCAGGATAATAAGACTTCATCACATTTCTTTCATAATTTCGATCAAAATTATATTGTCTGTCATATCGGCTTGTATTTCTAAAAGTTTCATATCCTATTCCGTTTGCCATGACAATTTTTGTGTCTTTGTTTATGTTTACAGATCCAATTGGTATTATAATATGGCTGTTACCATCTTTATAAATAAACTCTTTGTCATTGTCGTTAGCAATAACATCATGTACTTCTTTACTGTCTTCTATTAATGCTTTATCTACTTTTACATCTAAATAAATAACACGCTGCATATCTTTATTTACCCAAAGATTATCTATAGTACCTATAGTACGGTTTTCAGCATCTACAATTTTCCATCCTCTAACATCTGAATAATTAGAAGCAATTTTATAATCCGGAAGCTCATCCAGTCTGTATAGATTTCGTTCTTTAGTTTCCATATTTTTTTTCTTTAATGTTCTAAATATTTTTCTGAGTTCTAATGCAGCTTGTTTTTGTTCTGCATCATTGCCCTCGTTAATTTCCTATAGTATCTGTACTTACACTATTTTCTATTTTTGTATTACTTTCACTTTGTGTATAGTTATCTCTCAAAAAAACATAATATACAAGTGCTGAGATTAAAAGGATTGCTACAATCCATGGCCAAACCGGCTTTTTTTTCTCAATTTTAATTTCTGCCATAACGCATTATTTTTTGATTACACATTTTTTAACTTATAGATAAAGTTACAACCGGGAATTTGCTCATCAGGTATTTAATTTCTGTAAGAATTTATAAAATTCCCAGTAAGCTATTAAACAGCACATTACAAAAAGTGATTCAGTTAAATAAAATGCGATTTTCATTATCTTAAAATTATATAACAACATAATTATCAGAATATAAGTAACTATAATTCAGTTTTTTGTAACTTAACAGTTAATTTATCTGTAATGATTAATGTCCCGAAATCAATTCCTTATACTGAATCACAGCGTCTTGAAGTTTTAAAGCGTTACAATACAATACTGGAAACACTTCCAGACCATGCTTTTGAAGATGCCACAGCTTTGGTATCTTACATTTGTGAAGTACCTATTGCTTATATCGCTTTTGTTGATGAAAATCGCCAGTGGTTCCGCTCCGAAATAGGACTCGGTTTTTCAGCAGTGCCGCGTGAGATCACTTTCAGCCGTTATACTATTCAGGATTCTAAACTTGTCGAAATTCCTGATACTTTGCTAAGTGAGCGTTTCAAGGAAGATCCTGATGTAACAGGCGGTCTAAAAATAAGATTTTATGCAGGAGTTCCACTTACAACTCCGGAAGGCGTTCCTGTAGGCGTTTTGTGTGCGGCAGATCATAAACCAAGACAATTAAATGAAAATCAGCGTCGTGCATTGCTTATTGTTGCCCGTCATATCATAACTACCCTGGAACTCGGAACAAATAACAGTGAACTGGAACGCCAGAAAAAAATTGCCGAAAGCGCCGTTATGACCAAAGAGAATTTTTTAGCTAACATGAGCCATGAAATTCGTACACCATTAAACGCTATAATTGGTTTTACCGAACTTTTAGCAGGAACAAAACTTGATGAACAGCAGCATACGTATGTTCAGGACGTGCAGACTGCGGGAGAAAACCTGCTGTTGATTGTGAATGATATTCTGGACTTGTCTAAAATTGAATCGGGCGGGCTCACTCTGGAGAAAAAACCTTTCGATCTAAAAAAGGCCCTGAGACATGTATATGATCTTCTGAAAGTAAAAGTTCAGGAGAATGTAGAATTCAATCTTTATCTGGATGCCGAACTTCCTGAAATGATATCTGGTGATCAGGGCAGATTAAATCAGATTTTGGTAAATCTGGCCGGGAACGCCCTTAAATTTACCAGTGAAGGCGAAGTAACAATTTCTGTAAAAAATACTGCAGAAACAGATGATGCTTATCTCATTCGTTTTTCTGTGAAAGATACTGGGATTGGAATCTCTAAACAGCACCTTACCACTATTTTTGAACGCTTTACCCAAGCCGAAGAAAGTACAACCCGAAAATTTGGAGGTACAGGACTCGGACTGAGAATTGTAAAACAGCTTGTTGAACTACATGATTCGAACATACAGGTTAAAAGCCGTGAAGGGATGGGATCTGAATTTCACTTCACAGTAACTTACAAAAAAACATTCGAAGAAAAAGAGGAACCAAAAATACTGCCTGTCAATGATCTAGGCAGACTAAAAATATTACTTTGTGAAGATAACCGCCTAAATCAAAAACTGGCTCAAAATGTAATCGAAGGTTTTGGTTTTGAACTTGATACTGCGGAAAATGGCGATCAGGGTATTGAACTGCTTTCTAAAAATCAGTATGATCTGGTATTAATGGATCTTCAAATGCCTATTCGAGACGGTTATCAAACTACGCATTACATTCGTAACAACATGGGCGATACTATTCCTATTATTGCCATGACGGCTCACTCACTTGCCGGGGAACAGGATCTATGCCTAAATGCCGGAATGGATGGCTATGTACCTAAACCTTTTAAACAGCATGAATTGCTGGAAGCTATTAAAATTGCTTTAAAAAAAGAACGCCGTCCTGCTAAAACTCCGAAAGCTGATTTATCTGATATTGAGGAAACGGATCGCATAAAACCCGGCTGGAAAAAAGAAGTTACTTCTCAGTTTATCAAGAGAGCACCAGCCGAAATTCAGGAGCTTCAAAACGCTGTGAAAAATTCTGATTTTCGCTCGGTTCTTCACACGGCAGAACAACTTCAGGTATGGCTGCATCTTTTTCTGCTTGATGGTCTTAGTAAAGAACTTTCTGTAATTGAAGAACAAGCCCGCAAGAAAAAGTTCACCGCAGAAACGGCAGACAATCTCGACATACTAAAATGCAGTATTCAGGAAATTATAAAAGAACTGCACAACACATTTTAAAAAGCTATGTCATTTTTTAATCAATCAATTTAAATCCTTTATTCCTGATATTCAGAATTTCTACAGCAGGGTCGGCACTTAAATATTTTCGGAGACGTGTGATGTAAACATCCATACTTCTTGCTGTAAACGGACTATTATCGCCCCAAAGAAGTAACAAAGCTTTATTGCGATCTAATAATTGATTTTTATTTTGGATGAGCAAATCCAATAATTCTGATTCACGCTGCGAAAGATTAACCGATTTGCCGTCAATTGTCAATTCTAGTCTATGAAGATTAAACTGAAAATTTCCCACTTTTATATTTTTGTCTGAAGTTATGGGATTATCTTCAGCTGAATGTATATATTTTCGTCGAATTAACTTTTGTATTCGCAGAATAAGCTCTTCCATACTAAAAGGCTTTTTCATATAATCATCAGCGCCAATTTTTAATCCTTTTAAAACATCTGTGATTTCATTTTTCGCAGTAAGAAAAATGATTGGCGTCAGCTGATCTACTATTCGAATGTCTTCTACAAGCGAATAGCCGTCTTTTCTCGGCATCATAATATCAATAATACAAATGTCCGGTTTCTTTCTCTGAAATAACTCCCAGCCTTCTATTCCGTTTTTGGCAATTGTAAAACTAAACCCTCGCAG
The sequence above is a segment of the Flavobacterium sp. genome. Coding sequences within it:
- a CDS encoding ATP-binding protein yields the protein MINVPKSIPYTESQRLEVLKRYNTILETLPDHAFEDATALVSYICEVPIAYIAFVDENRQWFRSEIGLGFSAVPREITFSRYTIQDSKLVEIPDTLLSERFKEDPDVTGGLKIRFYAGVPLTTPEGVPVGVLCAADHKPRQLNENQRRALLIVARHIITTLELGTNNSELERQKKIAESAVMTKENFLANMSHEIRTPLNAIIGFTELLAGTKLDEQQHTYVQDVQTAGENLLLIVNDILDLSKIESGGLTLEKKPFDLKKALRHVYDLLKVKVQENVEFNLYLDAELPEMISGDQGRLNQILVNLAGNALKFTSEGEVTISVKNTAETDDAYLIRFSVKDTGIGISKQHLTTIFERFTQAEESTTRKFGGTGLGLRIVKQLVELHDSNIQVKSREGMGSEFHFTVTYKKTFEEKEEPKILPVNDLGRLKILLCEDNRLNQKLAQNVIEGFGFELDTAENGDQGIELLSKNQYDLVLMDLQMPIRDGYQTTHYIRNNMGDTIPIIAMTAHSLAGEQDLCLNAGMDGYVPKPFKQHELLEAIKIALKKERRPAKTPKADLSDIEETDRIKPGWKKEVTSQFIKRAPAEIQELQNAVKNSDFRSVLHTAEQLQVWLHLFLLDGLSKELSVIEEQARKKKFTAETADNLDILKCSIQEIIKELHNTF
- a CDS encoding response regulator transcription factor, yielding MNEVIHVLLVEDEEVLSTIIKETLELRGFSFTIAKNGIEGWELFQRKKPDICIIDIMMPRKDGYSLVEDIRIVDQLTPIIFLTAKNEITDVLKGLKIGADDYMKKPFSMEELILRIQKLIRRKYIHSAEDNPITSDKNIKVGNFQFNLHRLELTIDGKSVNLSQRESELLDLLIQNKNQLLDRNKALLLLWGDNSPFTARSMDVYITRLRKYLSADPAVEILNIRNKGFKLID
- a CDS encoding CinA family protein; the encoded protein is MPSEIVSKCAETLKRKKYNIAFAESMTAGRMAAEFSLTENSGNVLLGSIVCYDVIVKEKIMDIPHALIEKYTPESSEVTKELAEKAAILFCSDFTAAITGLASAGGSETEEKPVGSIFIHLITPMGALAHNEVFSGNPEEIVSQTIDRTAELILAELEKC
- a CDS encoding Ku protein, producing the protein MRSIWTGSVSFGLINIPIKMFSAIEESSLDMDMLDKKDHANIKFKRVNEETGKEVDFASIVKGYKLNDKYVILEDSDFEAADAIKTKTIAIESFVLESEIQSIYYEQPYYLEPDKGAMNAYGLLRDALQASGKVGVTRFVLRNKESLAILKPYNDVIVLNRIRFEQEIRPTSELKLPPVSKKATKEMDMAEKLIDQLTEKFDITGFKDEYTAKLLEIIKKKAKGKVSKTSPKLKVVHKQSDDLMSMLKASLEAKKKKSS
- a CDS encoding PRC-barrel domain-containing protein; its protein translation is METKERNLYRLDELPDYKIASNYSDVRGWKIVDAENRTIGTIDNLWVNKDMQRVIYLDVKVDKALIEDSKEVHDVIANDNDKEFIYKDGNSHIIIPIGSVNINKDTKIVMANGIGYETFRNTSRYDRQYNFDRNYERNVMKSYYPGHDSSFDRDNEDDTFYNRREFENR
- a CDS encoding DUF4440 domain-containing protein — its product is METKIFELEKKYWQGMENHEYETVKSLTHFPCIIAGKNGVHSVDEANFKKMFESGDGDKIKVLGFSDVNSQNLTEDNAVTAYVIELEDTRQKKSMKCACTSTWVKENDQWVCVLHTEAELSA
- the ligD gene encoding DNA ligase D, whose protein sequence is MSLSKYNQKRDFKQTREPKGKAVKSAGELIFVVQKHAASHLHYDFRLEMDGVLKSWAVPKGPSMDPEVKRLAMMVEDHPYSYKDFEGTIPEGNYGAGNVIVWDNGTYTSDEKTDNNEKQLLKDLEKGRLSFVLKGKKLKGEFSLVKLHGKQENAWLLIKKQDKYAAEEDILEKNKSVISKRTLEELEENAKKTAEKPKEQKTSPAVKKKPKEKIEPAHFIKPMLAGTTEKPFDDEQWVFENKYDGYRTIAVVNPHKTELYSRNKISFDTAFKTIADELAKIDHTVVLDGEVVVEDAGGRTDFQMLQNYLKTGIGNLKYYVFDLLNLDGNDLTELSLLERKELLKILFNKYSFSNIFYSEHTVGNGIEQFEKARQQKSEGIIAKKADSHYLASKRSNEWLKIKLSNEEEAIIIGITEPKNSRKFFGALLLGQFNGKQLQYIGKCGTGFTESVLKELYEKLTPYFTETSPLKEKVPLRDKIQWVKPKLVCQVKYSEWTQDQHLRHPVYLGLRIDKKATEVQLSSNKDKNTNTTLKQGKKEELKEHKTENDYDVKIGKTTLHLTNQDKIYFPKDGITKGEILQYYDEVSTLILPYLKDRPESMNRFPNGIEAPSFYQKDIDLDKTPKWLKTKKIYSESNDENIDYLICNNKETLLYMANLGCIEMNPWNSTIHHIQNPDWLVIDLDPAKESDFPIVVQTAQTVKEVMDELETECLCKTSGATGLHIYIPLGAKYDYDSIKILGELLAREIQGRLPDITTTERSIKKRKNRLYIDYLQNRRGQTLAAPYSVRPKPGATVSTPLEWSEVTEKLHPSQFTIKNVLKRFEKKGDLWQLVLSTGANIKKIIKKLEEKQETALR
- a CDS encoding SDR family NAD(P)-dependent oxidoreductase — protein: MENGKYNLKGKTVVITGASSGVGRAAVEAFAEQGCNIVAAARGSKGIEEVIQYCTSVNIKAVGVSADVSIAQDVERITQEALAINGKIDIWVNNAGVMASGKFEEIPMEIHQQVIKTNLFGYMHGAYNAIKVFKNQNYGILINNVSIGGFMPAPYSAVYSAAKHGIRGMMEGLQGEIANHKNIHICNLYPQLQNSTGNLHSAKYSGFDMNISPIASDPRDTAAVMVSVAMHPKKDVFPDFKSAAITNTYKLFPKLINNGASAIVRMKMNSNKDKKNDSGNILTPSKEPLRIHGKLPVKNTHNLAYAVIAGIGISTALIWAAKK